The genome window tctactaaaactgcataaatatttttttatcataggttgaagtaagttgaagtagcggatggctcattcaaatgtttgcatacgcataattcaaatgaatattgtgaaaaaaatatttagcacatgcatgcggttttatacatttttaaaaaggatattttatgttcctaataatgagctattaactttttttaatatgctttttatttttgagtaagtacttaaaaattgacataccctatttttcacttttttttttcgtcgaaggTTTTCACATTTACCCACTTCTCCCCACGCGCCACTTTATGTGTTATCTGATAGCCTAACTattcataaatgaaaaattaaagaaatcagCTGCGGAAGTTTGCGGTCCTGGAAGTTATTGGGAAAAATGTGATAGACGTCGGAGTAGATAATTCGGTATCTTTTGCGGTTACTACTGACATAGTGTGCAAAATCAAtattaatcacaatattttgatagcaatagcttattatattctattctgcACTCGTCCTGCGTGAGTAAATATGCATAACATTGATATTAGCACGTATTTCATGTAAAAAACCAGTTGGGGAAGCAAATATCTTCAAATTGCACACTTCAGCGTGTATTATATAgtgacacttatttaaattggttatttCCTATggtattctattataaaaaaaggtagATATCGCACTAGCGCGTACAGTCTGATACGGCCAAATGAAGCTAAGTCCCTTCTTTTGAATTAGTTGCATGTTGGCAGCGAGTGAGCGACGAGGTGTCACGTTTTTGATTTAGAATGCCAAGCTGCGTTTTtaggaaatgcaaaaattatacttataatgtaaaaaaggatgaaaaaattacgtaccacaagtaaggacatgaaaacatctagtaattaatttttatttggatattttccaaaattatcgacaaattattcaatgcaaaaaataaactaaaaaaaggaTAGAAAATACGGACGACAACTGCAGCGTGATAAGGACAGATACTTAATAGAATAATCAATTGAAATAATCAGAAGCGCTTGCGTAGGCACTAACATGTAGGCATCAACTAATTGCGTAATATTGTAAACATATTttcgttttaatattttttaatttaaaactacaCATGCGTTTTCCCTTTTAACATTTAGCCCAAACCATGTTAgattaattcttttataaattaaaatatggatAGGTAAGCTGTCTAGTACGCCATGCGCCGCTCGGTTTCCGGGGTGGGTctataggtattatattataaatctatacattttataagtaagtatttttataagtattataaaacaGAAGTAATATGCCTTTAGAAGTTAGTATGACTGGATGCCTGAAAAAAATAGTAAGTACAATATGTTCTGCCCATTTTGAAGACCAAGACAAATATACTACGCCAAAAGGATGAGAAAATTTGCGGTGCCTGTGGTTTCATCGGCAAGAGAGcacaatttttaaccgacttcaaaattcaaagtctcagtaatagggtcccgtttttaccctttgggtacagaaccctaaaaacatctaTTGTGTAAAGTTAACTAATGCGACCACATCTTGTCCAGATAAACTCATTGTAGTTTTTGCGGCAAgatttcttgtattttgtaatattattttatacagtagTAGTACATTGTAGTTTTTGCGGCAAgatttcttgtattttgtaatattattttatacagtattgagcaaaataaataaataaaataaatgattaaaaaatttcaaaatagtatATTGTAACTAATGAATGTCTCGAGAATTACCGAAAAAGGGACCGTtcttttaaatgaattttttgataatttttctgatAAGCAGACTAAAAAAACATTGGGTGAAGCAAAACATAAACCTCCTAGATATCTTTCAATGTGACCAGTTTGTGAAACCATAATTTTTCATCGGTAAACAAAGATGAACGACACGTTTCACATTTCAAACGTTCGCAAAGTTTTCTGGAAACCCAACCTGAAATATATccaacgatttgttccacattACATAAATCGTTTACCTCGTAAAGGATATCAGTTAAAACTGTAACATTATCTTGAGATTTTTTATCACttggtaaaaatatattatcatccTCGGATCGATCTTCTTAACCATAAATGTGTCCACCACaagtgttatttatattattaactgcTGATGAGCAATTAAGTATTGGAAAATGTTCCACCGGTAAGTATACAATTTTATGTAAAAGAAGACCGCAGTTCCAGgtggttaaatatttttttatgcccTTGAACTAAATTGTATCTGGATTGTTATTATACCCTCCGTGTCGACGAATATCTCCGAACAATATTTCAATATGGTCCTGACTAGTGACTGTATTAGTCTATATATCGCGATGTATGTCAATCTATTTTCATTTTGGATCAGGGATgtagtgtccatgggtgacggtagttgtttccattaggtgacccattcgctcgtttgcccccttattttaagattaaaatatatattatacttaaaataagGGGCGatacgatttttggcgcaacggagttgcgggcgtcatctagtaagatgacgcccgcaactccgttgcgccaaaattcgtttatcgcgcgggaactgtacatttttccgggaagtATGTACCTATATACAGACAaagagaaaaatatttacacgttAAACACCCCATGTAttaggattttttaaaatattatgtacattgggTACACTTTTGTTTTcctacgagttacgaccgaatttattatattataatatttatagaataataaaaaaatatcgaacaaacaatttgttttattaaatgtctctctgttcaacaataacagtattctCTTGATCTATGTCGCGCATGCGCGCCGATGCGCCTGTCAAGTGCAACTCAAAATATATAGCAATCCTTTTCTATATCATTCGTTACGTATTATCTGTCGCattcattgttgtaatttatagatatataccagaggtaggtatttatatgtcgtaaaggaacaaattctgaggaccgctttgtatgagcatacgccatctttattaaaaaatcattgGTTATTTCCACTTTCAACTTTCAACTGTACTAAGGGCAATTTCATCATTCCCTATATCGAGCGTGGCAGAACCTTGGAATCGTTGTCCATAGTtctacagcaaacattaaatgtttctgaaaacaactcgtgttttgtaattggtgacattcaaagacatattctgccttctttcaataagcgctgggctcaagcatcacgcgcatgtattttattatgcttgtgtgataagtaattgtttaagttttcttaattttactcatattagtacttactagctatttgaccgagcttagctcggtattcgataaaacacgaataaaatgacattttctaaaaatgattcctagctagatcgatttatcgcccccgaaaccccctatatacaagaattgctcgtttaaagatataagatttataaaaaataaataaacataatataactactcgtattactttttctcttttctttttttttaacctcaaataaatatgtatacattgaaaaaaatacaaaaattcattattttttaaatctttgtatatcactgtatacatgtgccaaatctcaatacaatacgatgaaaaaccttgaagttacagatttttgattCGATACGgacccaaattttccactgtgcgGTGGAGTGGTGGACAAACGGTCTAAGAGAGTACCGACCTGGGTTGGGCGTGCTTGTACCGTCGACGGGCGGCCAGCTtgagcggcgggcggcgcgcgacGTGAGCGGCGACGCAGTTGAGCAGGATGTCCTCGCAGTTGCGCGCGCGCCGCACCGCCGCCCGCAGTGCCGGCGCCGCCGCCCCGTACAGCGCCAGCAGCGCGCGGTGCACCAGCGCCGCGCCCGGCAGCACCAGCGAGTACGACCCGCCCCACCGCGAGCTGTAGCCCCACGCGCCCTGAcacataataatcataataataataactcccacaccggtttcggtgacggtggccagctTTATTGAAACCaaaccagttacgcaggagtaattttagagtgcccaagtgtgtacacaagagcactctctattccttttactctcataacccagccACAGTGGCGGCCTCACACATTGCGAGGCCTTGGGCGGCAGGTCATTGCGacagcgaggccccgggcgattgccctgttcgccaaCCCCTAGGGCCGCCACTGTATAGCCAGATCGGAGCCCCTAGCCACTGATCGCAATGTATGGAACTGACATGTCACAAGCTATATTAAGAAGGCGACTAAtccaaaattgacgattttataaatcatttttgtacttgataataagccccgaattgtttaattttctaaacacAGATGCTACaatatatttccgagaattcgatctgagcgaaaacacaatatcgtaaaattttctcgatagaaaaaaatcacaaacaaCCTAACTTTgacgatttttttcatatattgcaaaaaccatgcattaaactgagttaatatttttacacatcatataaaattctatcaccgagggttgacctagcggatttttaatattctttatatttttaaagatatttaagaaaaaccacaTTGGAGCTTCACCGCTAGATTTGTCTCACCTCTCAGTCGCCAACAGTCGCGTTCGCGCGCGCCTGAGGAGAGGATGTACTCCTTTTTCTTTACTCCGGATTGagaaatatttaatcgaaaccatgggaaacaaacaaaaattaaataaacacactAAAAGCAACCATTACACGAGAAAACGGGAGCCGTAGaaggctttttaatttaatataaaatatgtttatttgtttacgaatatgataatattatcatgacaaATAATTTGTCAAACCCAATTATTGCCgccgcacatgcgtagtgcttcgtgcttgagatgataccattggaccataaacctataatgctatatattaagtctaggcattggacgatctgcgtgtatcgtccaatggtatcgtcttatagcacgaagcttcgtgacgatagacgaATCAGCGGCCGCGGCAATagagattgaaaaaataaatcggcTTTAAATCGATATCGTTttgacaaaaactagtgtatgacAGCGATTTGAAAATCGATTTGGTTTCAATTAATGTCGTACTCGATACTATGGAAATatcgaataaatttcttcggAACAACGCTACGGTCTTGAAAtgataagattaaattgtcaaacagtgataacattataatattatatgcaaaatTCACTACTTCGACCATTAgcttgataataaataataatagcctGGTTTTTGGTCTGCTACACTAAGAAAGCTGTAGGTAAACCTGTTTAGAGCTAAATTCTCACCTTTGATTCGTCCCAGAAGTGATTTCGTGCAGGATATCCGACGATGCGGTCGGGAAACTGTTGCCAAACCAGGAAAGCGAAGTCTAGCTCCTCAGCCAGCAGCGGGGCGTCGCCGTCGAGAGAAAACACTGCAGCGGTAGGGATCGCCCACAGCGGCTGCCAGCGCGCGGACACGCCTTCCCTAAACATGAATGGTGAATCGTTAATTTGAActtcttttttaattaaattttttttcctatctatatattttaatattggcattatttaaatgtaactgACTTTacatcttattataatataaaaatccgTGTCGCGATGTTAGTTACGAACGTGCACCGAAACGGCTCGGTCCGAGAATCCGCCAAGTTTTAAAACTCAAAATAACGTAGCGTACCAAACGACGCAAACTCTTGAATCGCACTGCTGATAGTTTTCTAAGACCAACGTGACATAAACATTAACAACCTCTGATATAGCTCTTACCAGCTGATTAGCTAGTAAGAGTATAGGAATGTAATATCTACCCAGGGTAGTGTGTAGTAGCGTCGATGACGACGACCGGTAGAGGTTCACGAGGATCTCCCGCCATTCTTGCCAAATACTTTAGGGAGGGTGCTGACCTCTCGCTATCCCAAACTAACACCACCTAAAAAACAACCATTATCTCAAAATTCTTATTATTGACGTACAATAATCGAAAATGGAAGAACATACACTGTTATTAGTGCTAAATGATTTttcaaataaatacaaaactaGTACCGAATCTTACTTTTTCACAGTATTCACTGCTAGCTATATTTCCTAGAAGCTTGTGTAGAGCTGGTGATGTAGCTTGAACATACAACAGAGCTGTAAACGTGGACCCGGGCGTCGGTGGGGGCGCGACTGCGGGCTCAGAGGGCGCCGGCAGGGGCTTGAGGGCGGGGGCGAGGGGCGCTGGCGGCGCGGGGGGCACCGCCACTGACAGCGGAAAGTGCGCCCGGGAGTCCCCGTAAGCGGCCAAAGTACCTAAAGCTCCTGGAGAACTGTTCCAAATCAACATCTCACGCTGTCTTGAAGTTCGATGTGCCATTATTCTTTCGAAAATaatctgaaataataaaaaaaataaatacaataacaaaaatagTGGATTGAAAGACAGAAATAATTTAGATTATTTCTTAAATATACCTCTATTGTTGTAAATACGATTTTTTCTATAGAAGAAAAATATTGTTCCCACAAAACTTGTGTCTGCTGTCTAAGAGCAAGGATGCGTTCAGGGGGGACAGAGCGTACAAGCTCTGGCACCTAAAAATATGAAAGTTTTGGTTATTCATACATTATACAATGTTATTCTGTATGATAATACAGTTTTACCAACATTTACAGTATACCTGTAGCAAAAGACGCTCATCAGCCCAAATAACAGCTCTTCGCCAATCAATGCGCTCGTCAAATGGCAGCCTCCAACCGTTGCTGAGTAATACAGGAACACACCCAGCAGCAAGAGCTTCAAGAAAGCGATAAGACCCCAAACGTCTACCTCTTGCTACCAAACAGAATGTTGAATTTGCCAGGAGTTGCTCATAGTCATATCTAAAACAATAAATTGCAACTGTAAttagttaacaaaaataaatatctaaATACAGGGCTGAGAGCATATAAGTCAGTtgaatcttatcttatatctttaaacgagcaattctttacagactatatatatataattggaatctcggagtcggctccaacgattttcatgaaatttagtatatagggggtttcgggggagataaatcgatctagctaggaatcatttttaaaaaatgtatttttattcatgttttatcgataatcgataaactgaaaaatatgactcttcctgacatctattggcgaataataatactattttgtgagcaactaatagggatgatgacaaggtcaaagattagcgaattttgttaataaaataaagaaatcacggtaaaaaataagtgctcccaaaatttcagttcgatagcatttgtattttttttggtatgcgccttcaaagttggataatcaagtcgaattttttttcgattcaatccatacttccatactaatattataaatgcgaaagtgtctgtctgtctgttacctcttcacgcccaaaccgttgaaccgattt of Aricia agestis chromosome 9, ilAriAges1.1, whole genome shotgun sequence contains these proteins:
- the LOC121730210 gene encoding exostosin-1, whose translation is MQAKKRYIILALSCFFLIYCFLNTYRLNKGTAVKTRRDYLPTFASLEELSAAPSRQKRNPQNTVKECRMATCFDFSKCGSEPKVYVYPTDGPVSATYRKVLSVVRDSRYATSDPNEACLFIPAVDTLDADPLSPEHVSDVASKLSRLPYWKNGRNHLIFNLYSGTWPDYAEGALGFDPAEAILARASASEIIFRDGFDVSLPLFHKEHPEKGGTPPSATGNPIPAPRKHLLAFKGKRYVHGIGSETRNSLWHLHDSNNLILVTTCRHGKSWKDLRDERCDEDNKEYDKYDYEQLLANSTFCLVARGRRLGSYRFLEALAAGCVPVLLSNGWRLPFDERIDWRRAVIWADERLLLQVPELVRSVPPERILALRQQTQVLWEQYFSSIEKIVFTTIEIIFERIMAHRTSRQREMLIWNSSPGALGTLAAYGDSRAHFPLSVAVPPAPPAPLAPALKPLPAPSEPAVAPPPTPGSTFTALLYVQATSPALHKLLGNIASSEYCEKVVLVWDSERSAPSLKYLARMAGDPREPLPVVVIDATTHYPGEGVSARWQPLWAIPTAAVFSLDGDAPLLAEELDFAFLVWQQFPDRIVGYPARNHFWDESKGAWGYSSRWGGSYSLVLPGAALVHRALLALYGAAAPALRAAVRRARNCEDILLNCVAAHVARRPPLKLAARRRYKHAQPRSSWSDPEHFVQRQSCLNTFAAAFGYMPLVRSVLRLDPVLFKDPVSTRRKKYIKMELVTS